Proteins encoded by one window of Nocardia goodfellowii:
- a CDS encoding nucleobase:cation symporter-2 family protein: MFNRRSTPSDGAASTATVRPEDTKYPPLQLIAYGLQHILTMYGGVIAPPLIIGGAAGLSATDMALLVTAGLFVSGLATMLQTLGLGPFGSRLPIVQGISFVSVSTIVSIANDGGLRPVFGAIIVAGVIGLIASSFFAHLVRLFPAVVTGTIITVIGLSLMPVAFRWAMGGNAKSSDYGSMANIGYAGLTLLIILVISRLFQGAISRLSILIGLVIGTLVAVGTGKADFSGVGDAKLVALPSVLHFGTPTFEVGAIVAMTIVILVIMTEATADILAIGEILPTKVDKKRLADGLRADMASSAVAPLVGSFPCSAFAQNVGLVALTGIKSRYVVAVGGAILALLGLLPVVGAVVAGIPYPVLGGAAIVLFGSVAASGIRTLSRVDYEDNLNMVIVAVSVAIGVIPIAAPDFWHAFPKSIAVVLESGISATAVVAIVLNVVFNEIRAGKREGVSVFAAAQDQREELGDRLDDDIRK, translated from the coding sequence ATGTTCAACCGCCGTAGCACCCCGTCCGACGGGGCTGCTTCAACCGCCACGGTCCGGCCGGAAGATACGAAATATCCACCGCTGCAACTGATCGCGTACGGCCTGCAGCACATCCTGACGATGTACGGCGGCGTCATCGCGCCACCGCTGATCATCGGCGGTGCGGCCGGACTGTCGGCCACCGACATGGCCTTGCTGGTGACCGCGGGACTGTTCGTCTCGGGTCTGGCCACCATGCTGCAGACCCTGGGTTTGGGGCCGTTCGGCTCCAGACTGCCGATCGTGCAAGGCATTTCGTTCGTCAGCGTGTCGACGATCGTGTCGATCGCCAATGACGGCGGGCTGCGGCCGGTGTTCGGCGCGATCATCGTCGCGGGTGTCATCGGATTGATCGCCTCGTCCTTCTTCGCACACCTGGTGCGGCTTTTCCCGGCGGTGGTGACCGGCACGATCATCACGGTGATCGGGTTGTCGCTGATGCCGGTGGCATTCCGGTGGGCGATGGGCGGCAATGCCAAATCCTCCGATTACGGCTCCATGGCCAATATCGGATACGCCGGTTTGACACTGCTGATCATCTTGGTGATCAGCCGGCTTTTCCAAGGTGCGATTTCGCGGTTGTCCATTCTGATCGGCCTCGTCATCGGAACACTGGTGGCGGTCGGCACGGGCAAGGCCGACTTCTCCGGAGTCGGCGATGCGAAACTGGTCGCCTTGCCCTCGGTTCTGCATTTCGGTACGCCGACGTTCGAAGTGGGCGCGATCGTCGCCATGACGATCGTGATCCTGGTGATCATGACCGAGGCCACCGCCGACATTCTCGCCATCGGCGAGATCTTGCCGACGAAAGTCGACAAGAAGCGGCTGGCGGACGGCTTGCGCGCCGATATGGCGTCGAGCGCGGTGGCGCCTCTGGTGGGCTCCTTCCCGTGCAGCGCGTTCGCACAGAATGTCGGACTGGTCGCGCTGACCGGCATCAAGAGCCGCTATGTGGTCGCGGTCGGTGGCGCGATTCTCGCGCTGCTCGGACTACTGCCGGTGGTGGGCGCGGTGGTCGCCGGGATTCCGTATCCGGTGCTCGGTGGCGCGGCGATCGTGCTCTTCGGATCGGTGGCCGCCAGTGGTATCCGCACGCTGTCGCGGGTGGATTACGAAGACAACCTGAATATGGTCATCGTCGCGGTCAGTGTCGCGATCGGCGTGATTCCGATTGCGGCGCCGGACTTCTGGCACGCGTTCCCGAAGTCGATCGCCGTGGTCCTGGAATCCGGGATCAGTGCGACCGCGGTAGTCGCGATCGTGCTGAACGTGGTGTTCAACGAGATTCGCGCCGGCAAGCGCGAGGGTGTGTCGGTGTTCGCCGCCGCACAGGACCAGCGCGAGGAACTCGGCGATCGGCTCGACGACGATATCCGAAAGTAA
- a CDS encoding organic hydroperoxide resistance protein — protein sequence MNTLYTAEALATGDGRNGHARTSDGKVEVDLTSPKELGGSGTGTNPEQLFAAGYAACFHGALRLVGKNDGANVDDSAVGAKVSLGKNDAGGFQLAVEIEVTLPNLSREQAQALADKAHQVCPYSNATRGNIDVTVTVAED from the coding sequence ATGAACACCCTCTACACCGCCGAAGCCCTCGCCACCGGCGACGGCCGCAACGGCCACGCCCGTACCTCCGACGGCAAGGTCGAGGTGGACCTGACCTCGCCCAAGGAGCTCGGCGGTAGCGGTACGGGCACCAACCCGGAGCAGCTCTTCGCCGCCGGCTACGCGGCGTGCTTCCACGGCGCGCTCCGCCTGGTCGGCAAGAACGACGGCGCGAACGTGGACGACTCCGCGGTCGGCGCCAAGGTGAGCCTCGGCAAGAACGACGCGGGCGGCTTCCAGCTGGCCGTGGAGATCGAGGTGACGTTGCCGAACCTGTCCCGCGAGCAGGCGCAGGCGCTGGCCGACAAGGCGCACCAGGTCTGCCCGTACTCCAACGCCACGCGCGGCAATATCGACGTCACCGTCACCGTCGCGGAGGACTGA
- a CDS encoding hydroxypyruvate isomerase family protein, with protein sequence MIVPKFDVNCSILFTDLPLLERPAAAKAAGFDGVEFWWPFGTDPTPGDKEIDAFVGAIADAGVQLAGLNFIDLIPAGRGLVSVPSAVTTFRDNIEVAVGIAERTGCKALNALYGNRIEGEDPAKQDELALENLRLAAQAASRIGATVLLEALNSPESPDYPVVSAEHAVRVIDAAGEPNIKFLCDLYHLSRMGEDLHQVINTYASRIGHVQIADNPGRGRPGTGDLDFTALFESLSAAGYDGWIGLEYKDADLDWSWIK encoded by the coding sequence TTGATCGTGCCAAAATTCGACGTCAATTGCTCGATTCTGTTCACTGATTTGCCGCTGCTCGAACGTCCGGCCGCCGCCAAGGCGGCGGGTTTCGACGGTGTCGAATTCTGGTGGCCCTTCGGCACCGATCCGACACCGGGCGACAAGGAGATCGACGCGTTCGTCGGGGCGATCGCCGATGCCGGTGTGCAGCTGGCCGGGTTGAACTTCATCGACCTGATCCCCGCCGGTCGCGGCCTGGTCTCGGTGCCCAGCGCGGTCACCACCTTCCGCGACAACATCGAGGTCGCCGTCGGTATCGCCGAGCGCACCGGCTGCAAGGCCTTGAACGCGCTGTACGGCAACCGGATCGAGGGCGAGGACCCGGCCAAGCAGGACGAACTGGCGCTGGAGAACCTGCGCCTGGCCGCCCAGGCCGCGTCCCGGATCGGTGCCACGGTGCTGCTGGAAGCGCTGAATTCGCCTGAGTCCCCGGACTATCCGGTCGTCTCGGCCGAGCACGCGGTGCGTGTCATCGATGCGGCCGGTGAGCCGAACATCAAGTTCCTGTGCGACCTTTACCACCTGTCCCGCATGGGCGAGGACCTGCACCAGGTGATCAACACCTACGCCTCGCGCATCGGCCACGTGCAGATCGCCGACAACCCCGGCCGTGGTCGCCCCGGCACCGGTGATCTCGACTTCACGGCTCTCTTCGAGAGCCTGTCCGCCGCCGGCTACGACGGCTGGATCGGCCTGGAATACAAAGACGCAGACCTGGATTGGAGCTGGATCAAATGA
- a CDS encoding NAD(P)-dependent oxidoreductase, which translates to MSKIGFVGLGIMGGPMAGHLVAAGHEVTGYDHSAAALDKLKAAGGNTASGAAEAVRGKDIVITMLPQDEHVESVFADVLEHADPGTLYIDFSTITPKTSRWTATEGAKKNLRVLDAPVSGGEPGAINAALSIMVGGTEADFAAAKPIFEAVGKTFELVGPNGAGQVVKAANQLIVGGTYALVAEAILLMENLGADAAKGLDVLAGGLAGSKILELKRKTMLERSFVPGFRIDLHHKDMGIILAAARDAEVAIPMGALTAQLIAAARAMGYGNLDHSGLLLVAEALSKRDDA; encoded by the coding sequence ATGAGCAAGATCGGATTTGTCGGACTCGGCATCATGGGTGGACCGATGGCGGGCCACCTGGTCGCCGCGGGCCACGAGGTCACCGGCTACGACCACAGCGCCGCCGCGCTGGACAAGCTGAAGGCCGCGGGCGGCAACACCGCCTCCGGTGCGGCCGAAGCCGTCCGCGGCAAGGACATCGTGATCACGATGCTGCCGCAGGACGAGCATGTGGAATCGGTGTTCGCCGACGTGCTCGAGCACGCCGACCCCGGCACCCTCTACATCGACTTCTCCACCATCACCCCGAAGACCTCGCGCTGGACCGCCACCGAGGGCGCGAAGAAGAACCTGCGAGTGCTCGACGCACCCGTCAGCGGCGGCGAGCCCGGCGCGATCAACGCCGCGCTGTCCATCATGGTCGGCGGTACCGAAGCGGACTTCGCTGCGGCGAAGCCGATCTTCGAGGCGGTGGGCAAGACCTTCGAGCTCGTCGGCCCGAACGGCGCCGGTCAGGTCGTCAAGGCGGCCAACCAGCTGATCGTGGGCGGCACCTACGCCCTGGTCGCCGAGGCGATCCTGCTGATGGAGAACCTGGGCGCGGACGCGGCCAAGGGCCTGGATGTGCTGGCCGGTGGTCTCGCGGGCAGCAAGATCCTCGAGCTCAAGCGCAAGACCATGCTGGAGCGCTCGTTCGTCCCCGGTTTCCGGATCGACCTGCACCACAAGGACATGGGCATCATTCTGGCCGCCGCGCGCGACGCCGAGGTGGCGATTCCGATGGGCGCGCTCACCGCGCAGCTCATCGCCGCCGCGCGTGCCATGGGCTACGGCAACCTGGATCACTCCGGTCTGCTGCTGGTCGCCGAGGCGTTGTCGAAGCGAGACGACGCGTGA
- a CDS encoding allophanate hydrolase-related protein: MPLIFLNGSAMRGGPLNYLLDGAPFAGEAETAPRYRFYSVGDRFPGLAPVADGGAPIAGELFDISLDVLREKLLPAEPPELELGVIELQDNRSVLSMVMRKPPISYPELKDITEIGSWKKYKKGA; encoded by the coding sequence ATGCCTCTGATTTTCCTGAACGGCTCCGCCATGCGCGGAGGACCCCTGAATTACCTGCTCGACGGCGCACCGTTCGCCGGTGAAGCCGAAACCGCGCCACGCTATCGGTTTTATTCGGTAGGTGACCGGTTCCCGGGTCTCGCGCCCGTCGCCGATGGCGGTGCGCCGATCGCCGGCGAATTGTTCGACATTTCCTTGGATGTCTTGCGAGAGAAGCTGCTTCCGGCCGAACCGCCGGAACTGGAGCTCGGCGTGATCGAGCTGCAAGACAACCGCTCGGTGCTGTCCATGGTGATGCGCAAGCCGCCGATTTCCTACCCGGAGCTGAAGGACATCACCGAGATCGGCAGCTGGAAGAAATACAAGAAAGGAGCTTGA
- the gcl gene encoding glyoxylate carboligase has product MARMRTVDAAVLILEKEGATQAFGLPGAAINPFYSAMRAHGGLKHVLARHVEAASHMAEGYTRAKAGNIGICIGTSGPAGTDMITGLYSASADSIPILCITGQAPVAKLHKEDFQAVDIASIAKPVSKWAVTVLEPAQVPGTFQKAFHLMREGRPGPVLIDLPIDVQLAEIEFDIDTYEPLVVHKPAASRAQAEKVLDMLAAAERPLIVAGGGIVNADAADLLVEFAELTGIPVVPTLMGWGTIADDHPLHAGMVGLQTSHRYGNATMLESDFVLGIGNRWANRHTGGVETYTKDRTFVHVDIEPTQIGRVFAPDFGITSDAGAALEVFLEVARERKAAETLPSRADWAKQCKHRKNEGLRKTHFDSVPIKPQRVYEEMNKAFGPDIRYVSTIGLSQIQAAQLLHVYRPRHWINAGQAGPLGWTLPAALGVATADPEATVVALSGDYDFQFLIEELAVGAQFGIPYIHVVVNNSYLGLIRQAQRNFSMDYYVQLDFENINSPEIGGYGVDHVKVVEGLGCKAIRVTEPGRLSAALEDAKALMAEHRVPVVVEVILERVTNVSMGLEIDNIMEFEELAQSLDDAPTAIAALPEPEAVGGSR; this is encoded by the coding sequence ATGGCACGGATGCGTACCGTCGACGCGGCGGTCCTGATCCTGGAAAAAGAAGGCGCGACACAGGCTTTCGGCCTGCCCGGCGCGGCGATCAATCCGTTCTACAGCGCCATGCGCGCGCACGGCGGACTGAAGCACGTCCTGGCCCGCCACGTCGAGGCCGCCTCGCACATGGCCGAGGGCTACACCCGGGCCAAGGCCGGCAATATCGGCATCTGCATCGGTACCTCCGGCCCGGCCGGCACCGACATGATCACCGGTTTGTATTCGGCCAGTGCCGATTCCATCCCGATCCTGTGCATCACCGGGCAGGCTCCGGTGGCGAAACTGCACAAGGAGGACTTCCAGGCCGTCGATATCGCCTCCATCGCCAAGCCGGTCAGCAAGTGGGCCGTCACGGTGCTGGAGCCGGCGCAGGTGCCCGGCACCTTCCAGAAGGCCTTCCACCTGATGCGTGAGGGTCGTCCGGGCCCGGTGCTGATCGACCTGCCGATCGATGTGCAGCTCGCCGAAATCGAGTTCGATATCGATACCTACGAGCCGCTCGTGGTGCACAAGCCCGCTGCCAGCCGTGCCCAGGCCGAGAAGGTCCTGGACATGCTGGCCGCCGCCGAGCGCCCGCTGATCGTGGCCGGCGGCGGCATCGTGAACGCGGACGCGGCCGATCTGCTCGTCGAATTCGCCGAGCTGACCGGGATTCCGGTGGTGCCGACGCTGATGGGCTGGGGCACCATCGCCGACGATCACCCGCTGCACGCGGGCATGGTCGGTTTGCAGACCTCGCACCGGTACGGCAACGCCACCATGCTGGAGTCGGACTTCGTGCTCGGCATCGGCAACCGGTGGGCCAACCGGCACACCGGCGGCGTCGAAACCTACACCAAGGACCGCACTTTCGTGCACGTCGACATCGAGCCGACGCAGATCGGCCGGGTCTTCGCGCCCGACTTCGGCATCACCTCCGATGCCGGCGCCGCGCTCGAGGTGTTCCTCGAGGTGGCGCGCGAGCGCAAGGCCGCGGAGACGCTGCCGAGCCGCGCGGACTGGGCCAAGCAGTGCAAGCACCGCAAGAACGAAGGGCTGCGCAAGACGCACTTCGACTCGGTGCCGATCAAGCCGCAGCGCGTGTACGAGGAGATGAACAAGGCGTTCGGACCCGATATCCGCTACGTCAGCACCATCGGCCTGTCGCAGATCCAGGCGGCGCAGCTGCTGCATGTCTACCGGCCGCGGCACTGGATCAACGCCGGCCAGGCCGGCCCGCTGGGCTGGACCCTGCCCGCCGCCCTCGGTGTCGCCACCGCCGACCCAGAAGCCACCGTGGTCGCGCTCTCCGGTGACTACGACTTCCAGTTCCTGATCGAGGAATTGGCCGTCGGCGCGCAATTCGGCATCCCGTACATCCATGTCGTGGTGAACAACTCCTACCTCGGGCTGATCCGCCAGGCGCAGCGCAACTTCTCCATGGACTACTACGTCCAGCTCGACTTCGAGAACATCAACAGCCCCGAGATCGGCGGCTACGGTGTGGACCACGTGAAGGTCGTGGAAGGGCTGGGCTGCAAGGCGATTCGGGTCACCGAACCGGGCAGGCTCAGTGCCGCGCTGGAGGACGCCAAGGCCCTGATGGCCGAGCATCGCGTGCCGGTGGTCGTGGAGGTCATCCTCGAGCGCGTGACGAACGTGTCGATGGGTCTCGAGATCGACAACATCATGGAGTTCGAGGAGCTGGCGCAGTCGCTCGACGACGCGCCCACCGCGATCGCCGCGCTGCCGGAGCCCGAAGCTGTCGGAGGAAGCAGGTGA
- the allB gene encoding allantoinase AllB, translating to MHDLVIRSRRVVLPEGIRPAAIAVRDGRIAAVEPYAAELAARTTTDVADLVLLPGLVDSHVHVNEPGRTEWEGFATATRAAAAGGVTTIIDMPLNSLPPTVDVPALAAKRAAAAGQCQVDVGFWGGAIPGNLKWLRPLHESGVFGFKCFLSPSGVDEFPPLTLPEIEAVMTELVAFDGLLIVHAEDPGRLGEPADGSYDAFLESRPGAAESAAVQAILALAEQTGARTHILHVSAADCLAPLAAAQARGVRITAETCPHYLTLAAAEAHTTAFKCCPPIRDSANQDALWQGLADGVLCCVVSDHSPCPPAMKEGDFASAWGGVSSLQLGLPAVWTAARARGFGLEDIVRWMAEAPADLVGLTHKGRIAVGCDADLVAFDPDAAFTVEPAALQHKNPITAYQGRELSGVVQSTWLRGAVVGERPAGRFIDATIHEKS from the coding sequence ATGCATGACCTGGTGATCCGGTCGCGCCGCGTGGTGCTGCCGGAGGGAATCCGTCCCGCCGCGATCGCGGTGCGGGACGGGCGAATCGCAGCCGTGGAACCCTATGCGGCCGAATTGGCGGCCCGGACGACCACCGATGTGGCGGACCTGGTCTTGCTGCCGGGCCTGGTCGACTCGCATGTCCATGTGAACGAACCCGGGCGCACGGAGTGGGAGGGGTTCGCGACAGCGACCAGAGCCGCTGCGGCGGGCGGTGTTACGACGATCATCGATATGCCGTTGAACTCGCTGCCGCCCACGGTCGACGTGCCCGCCCTGGCGGCGAAACGCGCCGCGGCGGCCGGGCAGTGTCAGGTGGATGTGGGGTTCTGGGGTGGCGCGATTCCGGGAAACCTGAAATGGCTGCGCCCACTGCACGAGTCGGGCGTGTTCGGGTTCAAGTGCTTCTTGTCCCCGTCCGGCGTGGACGAGTTCCCGCCGCTGACGCTGCCCGAGATCGAAGCGGTGATGACGGAGCTCGTCGCGTTCGACGGGTTGCTGATCGTGCACGCCGAGGATCCGGGCCGCCTGGGCGAGCCGGCGGACGGGTCCTACGACGCCTTCCTGGAATCACGGCCGGGAGCGGCGGAAAGTGCTGCGGTGCAAGCGATCCTCGCGCTGGCCGAGCAGACCGGGGCCCGGACACACATCCTGCACGTCTCGGCCGCGGACTGCCTCGCGCCGTTGGCCGCCGCGCAGGCCCGTGGCGTGCGGATCACCGCCGAGACCTGCCCGCACTACCTGACCCTGGCGGCCGCGGAAGCGCACACCACCGCGTTCAAATGCTGTCCGCCGATCCGGGATTCGGCGAACCAGGACGCGCTGTGGCAGGGCCTGGCCGACGGCGTGCTGTGCTGCGTGGTCTCCGATCACTCACCGTGCCCGCCCGCCATGAAGGAGGGTGACTTCGCCAGCGCCTGGGGCGGTGTCTCCTCGCTGCAACTCGGCTTGCCCGCGGTGTGGACCGCCGCGCGCGCCCGGGGATTCGGCCTCGAGGACATCGTCCGCTGGATGGCCGAAGCGCCCGCCGATCTGGTCGGGCTGACACACAAGGGCCGGATCGCGGTCGGCTGCGACGCCGATCTGGTCGCCTTCGATCCGGACGCGGCGTTCACCGTCGAACCGGCCGCGTTGCAGCACAAGAACCCGATCACGGCTTACCAGGGCCGGGAGCTGTCGGGTGTGGTCCAGTCCACCTGGTTGCGCGGCGCGGTCGTGGGGGAGCGGCCCGCCGGTCGGTTCATCGACGCGACCATTCATGAAAAGAGCTGA
- the pucL gene encoding factor-independent urate hydroxylase, with product MAIQLGPNQYGKAESRVVRVYRDTARHQIRDLNVSSALRGRFEDAHITGDQKDVLPTDTQKNTAFAFAKEKEIGAIENYGLTLADHFIARCPGADGARVEIEEYAWDRIPVDGIGHDHSFVRSGAGVRTTHINVDGVGPDRRAHVVSGIKDLVLLKTTGSEFHGYFKDKYTTLQPTNDRIMATSLVAKWRYDNAEVPDWDKSYDSIRSILLRQFAAVHSYALQQTLYSMGRAVLEQHREVAEIKFSAPNKHHFLVDLSPFALENPNEVFIAADRPYGLIEASVVRDDASDAGSAWHAVPGFC from the coding sequence ATGGCCATCCAGCTTGGACCCAACCAGTACGGCAAGGCCGAGAGCCGTGTCGTCCGCGTCTACCGCGACACCGCGCGTCACCAGATTCGCGATCTGAACGTATCTTCCGCGCTGCGCGGGCGTTTCGAGGACGCGCACATCACCGGTGATCAGAAGGACGTGCTCCCCACCGACACCCAGAAGAACACCGCCTTCGCCTTCGCCAAGGAGAAGGAGATCGGCGCGATCGAGAACTACGGCCTGACCTTGGCCGATCACTTCATCGCCCGCTGCCCGGGCGCCGACGGCGCGCGCGTGGAGATCGAGGAGTACGCCTGGGATCGCATCCCCGTCGACGGCATCGGCCACGACCATTCGTTCGTGCGCAGCGGCGCCGGTGTGCGCACCACTCATATCAACGTCGACGGCGTGGGCCCGGATCGGCGCGCGCACGTGGTCTCCGGCATCAAGGATCTGGTGCTGTTGAAGACCACCGGCTCGGAATTCCACGGGTACTTCAAGGACAAGTACACGACCCTGCAGCCGACCAATGACCGCATCATGGCCACCTCGCTGGTCGCCAAGTGGCGCTACGACAACGCCGAGGTCCCGGACTGGGACAAGTCCTACGACTCGATCCGCTCGATTCTGCTGCGCCAGTTCGCCGCCGTGCACTCCTACGCGCTGCAGCAGACCCTCTACAGCATGGGTCGCGCGGTGCTCGAGCAGCACCGCGAGGTCGCCGAGATCAAGTTCTCCGCGCCGAACAAGCACCACTTCCTGGTCGACCTGAGCCCGTTCGCGCTGGAAAACCCGAATGAGGTCTTCATCGCCGCCGATCGGCCGTATGGCCTGATCGAGGCCTCGGTAGTCCGTGACGACGCCAGCGACGCTGGTTCTGCCTGGCACGCCGTGCCCGGATTTTGCTGA
- a CDS encoding glycerate kinase: MISPRRAPRPRWREGYVVIAPDKFKGSLTAPEVAEHVATGLRRVRPDVPVVTVPVADGGDGTVDAVVASGFARFRTSVTGPIGDQVVASFAMRDQTAVIELAEASGVRKMPHPPTSSTSRTVSSTGTGELIRAAAQRGARRILLGLGGSACTDGGAGMMSALGVKFLDERGEQLPPGGAALRRLARVDASEMVRVPLVTVASDVDNPLLGARGAANVYARQKGAKQFDVEDLERGLARLAMIVRRDLGIDVAERPGAGAAGGVGFAAMAFLNAQARPGIDMILDQLGFAGQVEGARLVITGEGSLDQQTLHGKAPVGVARIAKSAGVPVIAVAGRRALTAEQLRRVDIEQAYALTDLESDPAVCMAHAGPLLERLAAGVAGKWLVDNNLRKVVGGHG, encoded by the coding sequence GTGATCAGCCCCCGACGGGCGCCGCGTCCCCGGTGGCGAGAGGGGTATGTGGTCATCGCGCCCGATAAGTTCAAGGGCTCGCTGACCGCTCCCGAGGTGGCCGAGCACGTGGCCACCGGCCTGCGCCGGGTACGGCCGGACGTTCCCGTGGTGACCGTTCCGGTCGCCGACGGGGGTGACGGCACGGTGGACGCGGTGGTGGCCTCGGGCTTCGCCCGGTTCCGCACCAGCGTCACCGGTCCGATCGGGGACCAGGTCGTCGCGTCGTTCGCCATGCGCGATCAGACGGCCGTGATCGAACTCGCCGAGGCGTCGGGGGTGCGCAAGATGCCGCACCCGCCGACCTCGTCGACCTCGCGGACGGTCTCGAGCACCGGCACCGGCGAGCTGATCCGGGCCGCCGCGCAGCGCGGCGCCCGGCGAATCCTGTTGGGGCTCGGTGGAAGTGCGTGCACCGACGGTGGCGCGGGCATGATGTCGGCGCTGGGCGTGAAGTTCCTCGACGAGCGCGGGGAGCAACTGCCGCCCGGCGGTGCGGCGCTGCGCCGGCTGGCGCGCGTCGACGCCAGTGAAATGGTGCGGGTGCCGCTGGTGACGGTGGCTTCCGACGTGGACAATCCGCTGCTGGGCGCACGCGGAGCCGCGAATGTGTACGCCCGCCAGAAGGGCGCGAAGCAGTTCGATGTCGAGGATCTCGAGCGCGGTCTCGCCCGGCTGGCGATGATCGTGCGGCGCGATCTGGGCATCGATGTCGCCGAGCGGCCCGGCGCCGGGGCCGCCGGTGGAGTCGGGTTCGCCGCGATGGCGTTCCTGAACGCCCAGGCGCGGCCGGGGATCGACATGATCCTGGACCAGCTCGGTTTCGCCGGGCAGGTCGAAGGTGCGCGCCTGGTCATCACCGGTGAGGGGTCGCTCGATCAGCAGACGCTGCACGGGAAGGCGCCCGTCGGCGTCGCGCGGATCGCGAAGTCCGCCGGTGTGCCGGTGATCGCGGTTGCCGGACGGCGCGCCCTCACCGCCGAACAGCTGCGGCGCGTCGATATCGAACAGGCCTACGCCCTGACCGATCTCGAGTCCGACCCGGCCGTATGCATGGCCCACGCCGGGCCGCTGCTCGAGCGGCTGGCGGCAGGCGTGGCCGGAAAATGGCTGGTGGACAACAACCTTCGCAAGGTGGTCGGCGGACATGGGTAA
- the alc gene encoding allantoicase, with amino-acid sequence MSDFTALPDLALRTNLGSVIAASDESFEERENLINPWAPRFSPETFGPKGQEYDGWETRRHRGPGDDWAIVRLGMPGVVRGVVIDTAWFKGNYPPFASIEACRVSGYPSVAELEYADWVEILPRSPLTGDAVHEFPIADDRVFTHVRLTIYPDGGVARLRVHGEVVPDPALLSGLTVDLAALGNGARALGCSDMFYSAPDNMISPGLARNQAEGWETRRRRDSGNDWATIQLAAQGVPQLLELDTTNLLFNAPGEARLLGIDHHGDEPLPAVDDAAWFELLPRTALQPDTPHRFRLSNDRAATHVRLDIYPDGGLARLRLFGTLTAAAEEQLNTRWGAA; translated from the coding sequence ATGTCAGACTTCACCGCCCTACCCGACCTGGCACTGCGCACCAATCTCGGCAGCGTGATCGCGGCCAGCGACGAGTCCTTCGAGGAGCGCGAGAACCTGATCAACCCGTGGGCGCCGAGGTTCTCCCCGGAGACCTTCGGACCCAAGGGGCAGGAGTACGACGGCTGGGAGACCCGCCGGCACCGCGGTCCCGGCGACGACTGGGCCATCGTGCGGCTCGGCATGCCCGGCGTGGTGCGCGGCGTCGTCATCGACACCGCGTGGTTCAAGGGCAACTACCCTCCGTTCGCCTCCATCGAGGCTTGCCGGGTGTCCGGTTATCCGTCGGTGGCGGAGCTGGAATACGCCGACTGGGTGGAAATCCTGCCGCGCAGTCCGCTGACCGGCGACGCCGTGCACGAGTTCCCGATCGCCGACGATCGCGTGTTCACCCACGTCCGGCTCACCATCTACCCCGATGGTGGCGTGGCCCGGTTGCGGGTGCACGGTGAAGTGGTGCCCGACCCGGCGTTGCTGTCCGGTCTGACCGTGGACCTCGCCGCGCTCGGCAACGGCGCTCGGGCGCTCGGGTGCTCGGACATGTTCTACTCCGCGCCCGACAATATGATCAGCCCCGGATTGGCCCGCAACCAGGCCGAGGGCTGGGAAACCAGGCGTCGTCGCGACAGCGGAAACGACTGGGCCACAATCCAGCTCGCCGCGCAGGGGGTGCCGCAGCTGCTGGAGCTCGACACCACGAACCTGTTGTTCAACGCGCCGGGGGAGGCGCGGCTGCTCGGTATCGACCACCACGGCGACGAGCCGCTGCCCGCCGTCGACGACGCGGCCTGGTTCGAGTTGCTGCCCCGTACCGCGCTGCAGCCCGACACGCCGCACCGGTTCCGGTTGAGCAACGACCGCGCCGCCACCCACGTGCGGCTGGATATCTACCCGGACGGCGGCCTCGCGCGCCTGCGCCTGTTCGGCACGCTGACCGCGGCGGCCGAGGAGCAACTCAACACTCGTTGGGGCGCAGCCTGA
- a CDS encoding MarR family winged helix-turn-helix transcriptional regulator: MTDHLRLDEQLCFPLYAASRAMTAVYRPKLDKLGLTYPQYLVMLALWERDGRSVGELCTTLSLDSGTLSPLLKRLQTAGLVQRQRSTADERRVEIRLTGTGREMRAQARDIPNEMAEAVGLSSDEFVALRDTLRRMTETLSAQPRISHPRSESEHS; the protein is encoded by the coding sequence GTGACCGATCATCTTCGCCTCGACGAGCAGCTGTGCTTTCCGCTGTACGCGGCGTCGCGGGCGATGACGGCGGTTTACCGGCCCAAGCTGGACAAGCTCGGGCTGACCTACCCGCAGTACCTGGTGATGCTGGCGCTGTGGGAACGTGACGGTCGCTCCGTCGGGGAACTCTGCACGACGCTGTCACTCGATTCCGGCACCCTGTCGCCGCTGCTCAAGCGGTTGCAAACGGCGGGATTGGTGCAGCGCCAGCGCAGCACCGCCGACGAACGGCGAGTCGAGATCCGGCTCACCGGCACCGGACGCGAAATGCGGGCCCAGGCCCGCGACATACCGAACGAAATGGCCGAAGCCGTCGGCCTGTCCTCGGACGAATTCGTCGCGCTGCGCGATACCTTGCGGCGCATGACCGAGACACTGTCCGCGCAACCTCGGATATCGCATCCTCGAAGCGAAAGTGAGCACTCATGA